One segment of Manduca sexta isolate Smith_Timp_Sample1 chromosome 27, JHU_Msex_v1.0, whole genome shotgun sequence DNA contains the following:
- the LOC115441426 gene encoding rho-associated protein kinase 2 isoform X2 yields the protein MPQGASPREGRYSRVCAQKDSGADVQKGPWKLDKGRCCGRPTGPKKSRSCSPQALDGEDPLSRQIREIHHDTRKSTRIIRDSRARLLEIQKKTTMTEADVRELGERNELLLREMDRFDRLTRSVQRLVGAEVAGLRKAREEQPAPGNVYEPHLFQEVKANHPTVLFAGGRNLDGPSLVVCDPPTRSKSEVDLSRKLSESYDMQEKLVADNADLEVKRYILYKELMTKDQNLETCRAQIKRLQGELKLMSKENGLLHERLNKNHPQGDASTIKQDLSCSCQESEDCAQNCKTLDSSHARELTDKLDNYNSSKAELEKQLSSLEEEVHHIRSEMESVKGRGACRGGGGQNTCFEQPAGGPPVPPMTRACGVCPPCPAPCNPNAPPTPAEKEAQKLSIQLRQTEENFKTKVTECAMLRAELLKKKEECEKDRCQLRETQNKLRELEMKFEGLATVTNMTMGTKEQAFEQEVNMRALKQCYREAREEIDELRTLMKEQNDQLQDYRVKYLQAQQLVEEQRRQMDMMDMDNTRISEQINLEIQRVKLKFQEKLQELAPIPDLLKATQMRLKDAQQAQAIAEHNAEQLARELNCAREKVHVLLHNSMKPPEKPPERGGDEKQLAMLNQRVGQLTDANMTLKGEIERLKSNVIRMEESVLANEKRLQEKMHECAQIGGELDRARDEAARALQRANERTDTIRKCLQTTIAELERQLASSRAQVKTADKEREELQCRMQCQIKRLNENFEQAQLRILGLQTQVQTLRRTVSSTGEGEGDADQQECACKNFFDNP from the exons ATGCCGCAAGGTGCCAGTCCGAGGGAAGGAAGGTATAGTAGAGTCTGCGCCCAGAAGGATTCTGGAGCTGATGTCCAGAAGGGTCCCTGGAAGCTGGACAAGGGCCGGTGCTGTGGGCGTCCTACTGGACCTAAG AAATCCAGATCAT GTTCTCCTCAAGCATTGGACGGCGAAGACCCGCTCTCTCGTCAGATACGCGAGATACACCACGACACGCGCAAGAGCACCAGGATCATACGGGACTCCCGGGCGAGGCTGCTCGAGATACAGAAG AAAACAACAATGACGGAGGCAGACGTACGCGAGTTAGGTGAGCGGAACGAACTGCTGCTGCGAGAGATGGACCGGTTCGACCGGTTGACAAGGAGCGTGCAGCGGCTGGTAGGAGCTGAAGTAGCTGGGCTAAGGAAGGCACGGGAGGAGCAGCCGGCACCCGGGAACGTTTATG AACCACATTTATTCCAAGAGGTGAAGGCGAACCATCCGACGGTGTTATTCGCCGGTGGAAGGAACCTGGACGGGCCCAGCCTCGTCGTCTGCGACCCCCCCACCAGGAGCAAATCT GAGGTCGACCTGAGCCGGAAGCTCAGCGAGAGTTACGACATGCAGGAGAAACTAGTCGCTGATAACGCTGACTTGGAAGTCAAGAG atatattttgtataaggaATTGATGACGAAAGACCAGAATCTGGAGACGTGTCGCGCTCAGATCAAGCGGCTCCAGGGAGAGCTGAAGCTCATGAGCAAAGAGAATGGTCTGCTGCACGAGAGACTCAATAAGAATCACCCGCAA GGTGATGCATCAACTATAAAACAGGACCTCTCATGCTCATGTCAAGAATCCGAAGATTGCGCACAG AACTGCAAGACCTTGGACAGCAGCCACGCCCGTGAGCTCACAGATAAACTTGACAATTACAACAGTTCGAAAGCGGAACTT gagAAGCAGCTAAGCAGTTTGGAAGAGGAAGTCCACCACATACGCTCAGAGATGGAGTCGGTGAAGGGACGCGGCGCGTGTCGCGGCGGCGGTGGACAGAACACCTGCTTCGAGCAACCG GCCGGCGGACCGCCTGTGCCTCCGATGACCAGAGCC TGTGGCGTGTGTCCTCCGTGTCCAGCGCCATGCAACCCCAACGCGCCACCAACTCCTGCGGAGAAAGAAGCACAAAAGTTGAGCATTCAATTGCGACAAACAGAAGAAAACTTCAAAACGAAAGTCACTGAG TGTGCAATGCTCCGAGCGGAGCTTCTAAAGAAGAAAGAAGAGTGCGAAAAGGACAGATGCCAGCTGCGCGAGACGCAGAATAAGCTGCGAGAATTGGAGATGAAGTTCGAAGGGCTCGCGACGGTGACCAACATGACGATGGGCACCAAGGAGCAGGCCTTCGAGCAGGAGGTGAACATGCGCGCGCTGAAGCAGTGCTACCGCGAAGCGAGGGAGGAGATCGACGAGCTGCGGACCCTGATGAAGGAGCAGAATGATCAGTTGCAGGATTACAGAGTCAAG TACCTGCAAGCCCAGCAGTTGGTGGAGGAGCAGCGCCGGCAGATGGACATGATGGACATGGACAACACCCGGATCAGCGAGCAGATCAACCTCGAGATACAGAGGGTTAAG CTGAAGTTCCAGGAGAAGCTGCAGGAGCTGGCGCCGATCCCGGACCTGCTGAAGGCGACGCAGATGCGGTTGAAGGACGCTCAGCAGGCGCAGGCCATCGCCGAGCACAACGCCGAGCAGCTCGCCAGGGAACTCAACTGTGCGAGAGAGAAG GTTCACGTGCTGCTCCACAACAGCATGAAGCCACCGGAGAAGCCGCCAGAACGCGGCGGCGATGAGAAGCAGCTCGCGATGTTGAACCAGCGCGTCGGCCAGCTCACCGACGCCAACATGACGCTCAAGGGAGAGATCGAACGGCtcaa GTCTAACGTGATCCGCATGGAGGAGAGCGTGCTGGCGAACGAGAAGCGGTTGCAGGAGAAGATGCACGAGTGCGCGCAGATCGGCGGCGAACTAGACAGAGCCCGCGACGAGGCCGCGAGAGCGCTGCAGCGAGCCAACGAACGCACGGACACCATACGCAA ATGTCTGCAGACCACTATAGCCGAGCTGGAGAGGCAGCTGGCGTCGTCGCGGGCACAGGTTAAAACTGCAGACAAGGAACGAGAAGAG CTGCAATGTCGAATGCAGTGCCAGATCAAGCGTCTGAACGAGAACTTCGAGCAGGCGCAGCTGCGCATCCTCGGACTGCAGACTCAAGTGCAGACGCTCAGGAGGACCGTGTCCAGCACCGGCGAGGGCGAGGGCGACGCCGACCAGCAAGAGTGCGCCTGCAAGAACTTCTTCGACAACCCTTGA
- the LOC115441426 gene encoding rho-associated protein kinase 2 isoform X1, whose protein sequence is MKSTKLVQKLRTNQRSDVSPRGLIPADQTLSSPEITFDRGRSKEITKTPGETFSASESNLPTRDNEAGPGNVKIPRISTKDRNADSSGDMPQGASPREGRYSRVCAQKDSGADVQKGPWKLDKGRCCGRPTGPKKSRSCSPQALDGEDPLSRQIREIHHDTRKSTRIIRDSRARLLEIQKKTTMTEADVRELGERNELLLREMDRFDRLTRSVQRLVGAEVAGLRKAREEQPAPGNVYEPHLFQEVKANHPTVLFAGGRNLDGPSLVVCDPPTRSKSEVDLSRKLSESYDMQEKLVADNADLEVKRYILYKELMTKDQNLETCRAQIKRLQGELKLMSKENGLLHERLNKNHPQGDASTIKQDLSCSCQESEDCAQNCKTLDSSHARELTDKLDNYNSSKAELEKQLSSLEEEVHHIRSEMESVKGRGACRGGGGQNTCFEQPAGGPPVPPMTRACGVCPPCPAPCNPNAPPTPAEKEAQKLSIQLRQTEENFKTKVTECAMLRAELLKKKEECEKDRCQLRETQNKLRELEMKFEGLATVTNMTMGTKEQAFEQEVNMRALKQCYREAREEIDELRTLMKEQNDQLQDYRVKYLQAQQLVEEQRRQMDMMDMDNTRISEQINLEIQRVKLKFQEKLQELAPIPDLLKATQMRLKDAQQAQAIAEHNAEQLARELNCAREKVHVLLHNSMKPPEKPPERGGDEKQLAMLNQRVGQLTDANMTLKGEIERLKSNVIRMEESVLANEKRLQEKMHECAQIGGELDRARDEAARALQRANERTDTIRKCLQTTIAELERQLASSRAQVKTADKEREELQCRMQCQIKRLNENFEQAQLRILGLQTQVQTLRRTVSSTGEGEGDADQQECACKNFFDNP, encoded by the exons ATGaag TCCACGAAACTTGTTCAGAAACTTCGCACCAATCAGCGCTCGGATGTTTCTCCGAGGGGCTTGATCCCTGCAGACCAGACCCTGAGCTCCCCAGAGATTACCTTCGATCGCGGCCGCTCCAAAGAGATCACGAAGACACCTGGTGAAACATTCTCGGCTTCTGAATCTAATTTG CCTACCAGGGATAATGAAGCCGGCCCAGGGAATGTGAAAATACCCAGGATATCCACGAAAGACCGTAACGCTGATTCCTCAGGCGATATGCCGCAAGGTGCCAGTCCGAGGGAAGGAAGGTATAGTAGAGTCTGCGCCCAGAAGGATTCTGGAGCTGATGTCCAGAAGGGTCCCTGGAAGCTGGACAAGGGCCGGTGCTGTGGGCGTCCTACTGGACCTAAG AAATCCAGATCAT GTTCTCCTCAAGCATTGGACGGCGAAGACCCGCTCTCTCGTCAGATACGCGAGATACACCACGACACGCGCAAGAGCACCAGGATCATACGGGACTCCCGGGCGAGGCTGCTCGAGATACAGAAG AAAACAACAATGACGGAGGCAGACGTACGCGAGTTAGGTGAGCGGAACGAACTGCTGCTGCGAGAGATGGACCGGTTCGACCGGTTGACAAGGAGCGTGCAGCGGCTGGTAGGAGCTGAAGTAGCTGGGCTAAGGAAGGCACGGGAGGAGCAGCCGGCACCCGGGAACGTTTATG AACCACATTTATTCCAAGAGGTGAAGGCGAACCATCCGACGGTGTTATTCGCCGGTGGAAGGAACCTGGACGGGCCCAGCCTCGTCGTCTGCGACCCCCCCACCAGGAGCAAATCT GAGGTCGACCTGAGCCGGAAGCTCAGCGAGAGTTACGACATGCAGGAGAAACTAGTCGCTGATAACGCTGACTTGGAAGTCAAGAG atatattttgtataaggaATTGATGACGAAAGACCAGAATCTGGAGACGTGTCGCGCTCAGATCAAGCGGCTCCAGGGAGAGCTGAAGCTCATGAGCAAAGAGAATGGTCTGCTGCACGAGAGACTCAATAAGAATCACCCGCAA GGTGATGCATCAACTATAAAACAGGACCTCTCATGCTCATGTCAAGAATCCGAAGATTGCGCACAG AACTGCAAGACCTTGGACAGCAGCCACGCCCGTGAGCTCACAGATAAACTTGACAATTACAACAGTTCGAAAGCGGAACTT gagAAGCAGCTAAGCAGTTTGGAAGAGGAAGTCCACCACATACGCTCAGAGATGGAGTCGGTGAAGGGACGCGGCGCGTGTCGCGGCGGCGGTGGACAGAACACCTGCTTCGAGCAACCG GCCGGCGGACCGCCTGTGCCTCCGATGACCAGAGCC TGTGGCGTGTGTCCTCCGTGTCCAGCGCCATGCAACCCCAACGCGCCACCAACTCCTGCGGAGAAAGAAGCACAAAAGTTGAGCATTCAATTGCGACAAACAGAAGAAAACTTCAAAACGAAAGTCACTGAG TGTGCAATGCTCCGAGCGGAGCTTCTAAAGAAGAAAGAAGAGTGCGAAAAGGACAGATGCCAGCTGCGCGAGACGCAGAATAAGCTGCGAGAATTGGAGATGAAGTTCGAAGGGCTCGCGACGGTGACCAACATGACGATGGGCACCAAGGAGCAGGCCTTCGAGCAGGAGGTGAACATGCGCGCGCTGAAGCAGTGCTACCGCGAAGCGAGGGAGGAGATCGACGAGCTGCGGACCCTGATGAAGGAGCAGAATGATCAGTTGCAGGATTACAGAGTCAAG TACCTGCAAGCCCAGCAGTTGGTGGAGGAGCAGCGCCGGCAGATGGACATGATGGACATGGACAACACCCGGATCAGCGAGCAGATCAACCTCGAGATACAGAGGGTTAAG CTGAAGTTCCAGGAGAAGCTGCAGGAGCTGGCGCCGATCCCGGACCTGCTGAAGGCGACGCAGATGCGGTTGAAGGACGCTCAGCAGGCGCAGGCCATCGCCGAGCACAACGCCGAGCAGCTCGCCAGGGAACTCAACTGTGCGAGAGAGAAG GTTCACGTGCTGCTCCACAACAGCATGAAGCCACCGGAGAAGCCGCCAGAACGCGGCGGCGATGAGAAGCAGCTCGCGATGTTGAACCAGCGCGTCGGCCAGCTCACCGACGCCAACATGACGCTCAAGGGAGAGATCGAACGGCtcaa GTCTAACGTGATCCGCATGGAGGAGAGCGTGCTGGCGAACGAGAAGCGGTTGCAGGAGAAGATGCACGAGTGCGCGCAGATCGGCGGCGAACTAGACAGAGCCCGCGACGAGGCCGCGAGAGCGCTGCAGCGAGCCAACGAACGCACGGACACCATACGCAA ATGTCTGCAGACCACTATAGCCGAGCTGGAGAGGCAGCTGGCGTCGTCGCGGGCACAGGTTAAAACTGCAGACAAGGAACGAGAAGAG CTGCAATGTCGAATGCAGTGCCAGATCAAGCGTCTGAACGAGAACTTCGAGCAGGCGCAGCTGCGCATCCTCGGACTGCAGACTCAAGTGCAGACGCTCAGGAGGACCGTGTCCAGCACCGGCGAGGGCGAGGGCGACGCCGACCAGCAAGAGTGCGCCTGCAAGAACTTCTTCGACAACCCTTGA